The following are encoded together in the Deinococcus soli (ex Cha et al. 2016) genome:
- a CDS encoding DUF5693 family protein has translation MTQPAPPTPPAPPAGPGLTVPPASRHRLTPLLLGLILLSAIPALILAVQRVQHEQAQKTAALVMDYPAVVTQARRFGRDPLDLLAEYQRQGINGVGIYEDVIGNLAQRGEVYLKSGADLRAETGDAAVSPRNFYLRSLKPGVAESLPARYTIPTRTVQVAGQTWTEWPTDPTFLPVGPDEALIGTLKSRGFMLVYRPYADDAVREPGADWPDVPFVIFNGEEVIGARTPELLAKINERLGQRVPALIEATPQRGLDTLIATHGAARTFSVNPAWQQRLDPITLASKYNLAARERSMRLLYVRPYPTINETSDLLSRTSDLLKKSGVTVTQPVIEPFRENALLRTLSLIGPVAALLLLGLSYPLVRLGLLIAAASGALALVMNRFDPYAGVALIAAVTFPALGLVLRRARVSDWFVATGLSLTGVLFVSALGATKDSVLGLDPFRGVGLTLLLPLLLVAASFLPRQDLRKTIQDVYNAPIKLGDILIMALAAGVFALVFLRRGNATGASVSDTEAKIRQDLQDTLVRPRFKEMAGHPLGIVGLSGTLPGYFGALLILGGVVGQSSILNTFSHFHTPLLISAQRCFLGLGVGLIAGLIAVQVVRAALHLWRTHGQAPAEVRA, from the coding sequence GTGACCCAGCCCGCCCCCCCCACCCCGCCTGCCCCGCCCGCCGGGCCGGGCCTGACCGTCCCGCCCGCCTCCCGGCACCGCCTGACGCCGCTGCTGCTGGGCCTGATCCTCCTGAGCGCCATTCCCGCGCTGATCCTCGCCGTGCAGCGCGTCCAGCACGAGCAGGCGCAGAAGACGGCCGCGCTCGTCATGGACTACCCGGCGGTCGTCACGCAGGCCCGCCGCTTCGGCCGTGACCCGCTGGACCTGCTGGCCGAGTACCAGCGCCAGGGCATCAACGGCGTCGGCATCTACGAGGACGTCATCGGGAACCTCGCGCAGCGGGGCGAGGTGTACCTGAAAAGTGGCGCCGATCTGCGCGCCGAGACCGGCGACGCCGCCGTCAGCCCACGCAACTTCTACCTGCGTTCCCTCAAGCCCGGCGTGGCCGAGTCGCTCCCGGCGCGGTACACCATCCCCACCCGCACCGTGCAGGTCGCCGGGCAGACCTGGACCGAGTGGCCCACCGACCCCACCTTCCTGCCGGTCGGACCGGACGAGGCGCTGATCGGGACCCTGAAGTCGCGCGGGTTCATGCTCGTGTACCGCCCCTACGCGGACGACGCCGTGCGCGAGCCCGGCGCGGACTGGCCCGACGTGCCCTTCGTGATCTTCAACGGTGAGGAAGTCATCGGCGCGCGCACCCCGGAACTCCTCGCGAAGATCAACGAGCGTCTGGGCCAGCGCGTGCCCGCCCTGATCGAGGCGACCCCGCAGCGCGGCCTGGATACCCTGATCGCCACGCACGGCGCGGCGCGCACCTTCAGCGTGAACCCCGCCTGGCAGCAGCGTCTGGACCCCATCACGCTGGCCAGCAAGTACAACCTCGCCGCGCGCGAACGCAGCATGCGCCTGCTGTACGTCCGTCCCTACCCGACGATCAACGAGACCAGCGACCTGCTGAGCCGCACCAGCGACCTGCTCAAAAAATCCGGCGTGACGGTCACGCAGCCCGTCATCGAACCCTTCCGCGAGAACGCCCTGCTGCGCACCCTGAGCCTGATCGGGCCCGTCGCGGCGCTGCTGCTGCTGGGCCTGAGCTACCCCCTGGTGCGCCTGGGCCTGCTGATCGCCGCCGCCAGCGGCGCCCTGGCGCTGGTCATGAACAGGTTCGATCCCTACGCCGGGGTCGCCCTGATCGCCGCCGTGACCTTCCCCGCGCTGGGCCTCGTGCTGCGCCGCGCGCGTGTCAGCGACTGGTTCGTCGCGACCGGCCTGAGCCTGACCGGCGTGCTGTTCGTGTCCGCGCTGGGCGCCACGAAGGACAGTGTGCTGGGCCTGGACCCCTTCCGCGGCGTGGGCCTGACCCTGCTGCTCCCGCTGCTGCTCGTCGCCGCGAGCTTCCTGCCGCGCCAGGACCTGCGCAAAACCATCCAGGACGTCTACAACGCTCCCATCAAGCTGGGGGACATCCTGATCATGGCCCTGGCCGCCGGAGTGTTTGCGCTGGTCTTCCTGCGCCGCGGCAACGCCACCGGCGCCAGCGTCAGCGATACCGAGGCGAAGATCCGCCAGGACCTGCAGGACACCCTGGTCCGCCCCCGCTTCAAGGAGATGGCCGGGCACCCCCTGGGTATCGTCGGCCTGAGCGGCACGCTCCCCGGGTACTTCGGCGCGCTGCTGATCCTGGGCGGCGTCGTCGGGCAGTCCAGCATCCTGAACACCTTCAGCCACTTCCACACGCCGCTGCTGATCAGCGCCCAGCGCTGCTTCCTGGGCCTGGGCGTGGGACTCATCGCCGGTCTGATCGCCGTGCAGGTCGTGCGCGCCGCGCTGCACCTGTGGCGCACGCACGGCCAGGCCCCCGCCGAGGTCCGCGCGTGA
- the csaB gene encoding polysaccharide pyruvyl transferase CsaB: MKVTVSGYYGFGNTGDEAIALAITRELRKYGAQPLLLSNTPEETARTYDCDSEARMQPAALLGALLRSQVVLSGGGGLLQDKTSARNLTYYLGVIRLAKLLRRRVVVFNQSIGPLTPEGSRRVARALRGVPVIVRDRGSLDTLENLGIHAELGGDPALLLAPTPGLTRDPRRVIIAPRGDVTDATDALKDVVRRLRAEERHVTALSFMPDHDDQAAHSLGADEVLSTRDPQVALDAIAQSGYVIGVRLHAVILAAASSTPFSGVAYDPKVQGFCDDAGAPAHPTRLDAAQLTDEVLTRRLPDWTAIEDMRLRAAQSFSRALNR, encoded by the coding sequence GTGAAGGTCACCGTCAGCGGCTACTACGGCTTCGGCAACACCGGCGACGAGGCCATCGCGCTGGCCATCACCCGCGAACTGCGCAAGTACGGCGCTCAGCCCCTGCTGCTCTCGAACACCCCCGAGGAGACCGCCCGCACCTACGACTGCGACAGCGAGGCCCGCATGCAACCCGCCGCGCTCCTCGGCGCGCTGCTGCGTTCGCAGGTGGTGCTCTCGGGTGGGGGCGGACTGCTGCAGGACAAGACCAGCGCCCGCAACCTCACGTACTACCTGGGCGTCATCCGACTGGCGAAACTGCTGCGGCGCCGCGTGGTCGTCTTCAACCAGAGCATCGGTCCCCTGACCCCCGAGGGCAGCCGCCGCGTCGCCCGCGCCCTGCGGGGCGTGCCGGTCATCGTGCGCGACCGCGGCAGCCTCGACACCCTGGAGAACCTGGGCATCCACGCCGAACTGGGCGGCGACCCCGCCCTGCTGCTGGCCCCCACGCCCGGCCTGACCCGCGACCCCCGGCGCGTGATCATCGCGCCGCGCGGCGACGTTACCGACGCTACCGACGCCCTGAAGGACGTCGTGCGCCGCCTGCGCGCCGAGGAGCGACACGTCACCGCCCTGAGCTTCATGCCCGACCATGACGATCAGGCCGCCCACAGCCTCGGCGCGGACGAGGTGCTCAGCACCCGCGACCCGCAGGTGGCGCTCGACGCCATCGCGCAGAGCGGGTATGTGATCGGCGTGCGCCTGCACGCCGTCATCCTGGCCGCCGCCAGCAGCACGCCCTTCAGCGGCGTCGCGTACGACCCCAAGGTGCAGGGCTTCTGCGACGACGCGGGCGCCCCCGCCCACCCCACGCGCCTGGACGCCGCGCAGCTGACCGACGAGGTCCTCACGCGCCGCCTGCCCGACTGGACCGCCATCGAGGACATGCGCCTGCGCGCCGCGCAGAGCTTCAGCCGCGCCCTGAACCGCTGA
- a CDS encoding DUF2231 domain-containing protein yields MLNQTALKSHQPPAYALEDAVSDHDALEIAAGTLQGLLKGAEGALPPALLDALQGEGVGHPLHPVLVHLPLGGWVVVAALDHLPAPEPGAYDRAADAALLLSTLGAVGTIGTGWLDWANTRGEARRTGLIHGALNEVAFFLNVGSLLARRRGRRGLGRLLSGVGLGLAVAGGFLGGELVYRHGLGVGRTLAHRQG; encoded by the coding sequence ATGCTGAACCAGACCGCGTTGAAGTCGCATCAACCGCCTGCCTACGCCCTGGAGGACGCCGTCAGTGACCATGACGCGCTGGAGATCGCCGCCGGGACCCTCCAGGGGCTGCTGAAGGGAGCCGAGGGAGCCCTGCCGCCCGCGCTGCTGGACGCCCTGCAGGGCGAGGGGGTGGGCCACCCGCTGCATCCGGTTCTGGTGCATCTGCCGCTGGGCGGCTGGGTGGTGGTGGCGGCGCTGGATCACCTGCCCGCCCCGGAGCCGGGCGCGTACGACCGCGCGGCGGACGCGGCGCTGCTCCTCTCGACGCTGGGCGCAGTGGGCACCATCGGCACGGGGTGGCTGGACTGGGCGAACACGCGCGGCGAGGCCCGCCGCACCGGGCTGATCCACGGGGCGCTGAACGAGGTGGCCTTTTTCCTGAACGTGGGGTCGCTGCTCGCGCGGCGCCGGGGTCGGCGTGGCCTGGGCCGGCTGCTGTCGGGCGTGGGGCTGGGGCTGGCGGTCGCCGGGGGGTTCCTGGGCGGGGAACTGGTGTACCGGCATGGGTTGGGCGTGGGGCGCACGCTGGCGCACCGGCAGGGCTGA
- a CDS encoding ABC transporter substrate-binding protein, with translation MRHRQLNRVALLGAALLTAGALGSASAKAIVVGSKLDPEAQILGQMIVLTLRNAGLDVTDKTNLGDTGVNRKAILAGEIDVYPEYTGNAVYLFPKAKISAKQAGNPGTIYGLARQLDSRNGVTWLRPANVNNTWVIAVPQALAQSAKLSSVADLARYVNGGGKLKMAGSPEFFNRPDTMPAFEETYGFKLKAEQKLVLAGATPPQTQQAAASGTNGVNAAMAYGTDGTLAALKLVALKDPKGAQAVYQPAPIIRTATLKANPQVEAILNKTFATLSQSTLQGLNARVALEGRTAQDVAREYLKGKGLIK, from the coding sequence ATGAGACATCGTCAACTGAATCGCGTGGCCCTGCTGGGTGCGGCCCTCCTGACGGCGGGCGCGCTGGGTTCGGCGTCCGCGAAGGCCATCGTGGTGGGCAGCAAGCTCGACCCCGAGGCGCAGATCCTGGGGCAGATGATCGTCCTGACCCTGCGCAACGCCGGGCTGGACGTGACCGACAAGACGAACCTGGGCGACACCGGCGTGAACCGCAAGGCGATCCTGGCCGGTGAGATCGACGTGTACCCCGAGTACACCGGCAACGCCGTGTACCTCTTCCCGAAGGCGAAGATCAGCGCCAAGCAGGCCGGGAACCCCGGCACGATCTACGGCCTGGCGCGCCAGCTCGACAGCAGGAACGGCGTGACGTGGCTCAGGCCCGCCAACGTGAACAACACTTGGGTGATCGCGGTGCCGCAGGCGCTGGCCCAGAGCGCCAAGCTGAGCAGCGTCGCGGACCTCGCCAGGTACGTCAATGGCGGCGGGAAGCTGAAGATGGCGGGCAGCCCGGAGTTCTTCAACCGCCCGGACACCATGCCCGCCTTCGAGGAGACGTACGGCTTCAAGCTGAAGGCCGAGCAGAAGCTGGTGCTGGCCGGGGCGACGCCGCCCCAGACGCAGCAGGCGGCGGCCAGCGGCACGAACGGCGTGAACGCCGCCATGGCCTATGGCACCGACGGCACCCTGGCGGCCCTGAAGCTGGTCGCGCTGAAGGATCCCAAGGGCGCGCAGGCGGTATACCAGCCCGCGCCGATCATCCGCACGGCGACCCTGAAGGCGAACCCTCAGGTCGAGGCCATCCTGAACAAGACGTTCGCCACGCTCAGTCAGAGCACCCTGCAGGGCCTGAACGCCAGGGTGGCGCTGGAGGGCCGCACCGCGCAGGACGTGGCGCGCGAGTACCTGAAGGGCAAGGGGCTGATCAAGTGA
- a CDS encoding E3 binding domain-containing protein yields MDRIAPLAKILAEANGIDWQKMQGSGAGGQIVEQDILNYLSRVMSGEEDPPDTPVDLPPPDWNGEEVPTADMLGRAGMSADMLSRAGVDTDLTAFVEQTRAAAPAPVTGSPSSTSLDEDALEFELEDEEPAHVAPVHTPEVAAPAFSMPAPEVTAAPSFEAPAPAVAEMTEPEPVEPTPSEPTLAAPEPVAVAEPEPVAAPVQPEVPAAAAAPAAAGGLAAGLGSLLSRLYQKPAEAPAPAPEPTPAPVTHTPATPDMPEVEAPATAWTDGRQAADAAWAQPADEVTEPAVPTEMPAEAPVAEPEPVAAQAEESAEDMSTGDTSSADTSTGTPDVAAAPVEAEPEAVEPLAADPVAAELPAAEPVSAEPVVAEPEPVSAEPVAAQADVAEPQAAQPELETPAVSEPEVAPPVAAVPAPVAPAAAMPPSGVWFGAYLRRDADVAALHDLRGQVTAALSRDLPLALLVARAAQRHADTLGLGSVAVHADGGALSAGSGSLRDALDAGAFGGTPDLLVVDAGAMDLDDLHFPHTTTLSVGRVQGGRAALTLNGDVDAARAAQFLAQVAGTLEQPILLVL; encoded by the coding sequence ATGGATCGGATTGCTCCGCTCGCCAAGATTCTGGCAGAAGCGAACGGGATTGACTGGCAGAAAATGCAGGGTTCGGGCGCCGGGGGTCAGATTGTCGAACAGGACATCCTGAACTACCTGTCGCGCGTCATGAGCGGTGAGGAAGATCCGCCCGACACGCCCGTCGATCTGCCCCCGCCCGACTGGAACGGCGAGGAAGTCCCCACGGCCGACATGCTGGGCCGCGCGGGCATGAGTGCGGACATGCTCAGCCGCGCCGGGGTGGACACCGACCTGACCGCGTTCGTGGAGCAGACCCGCGCGGCGGCGCCCGCCCCGGTCACCGGGAGCCCCAGCAGCACCAGCCTCGATGAGGACGCGCTGGAGTTCGAACTGGAGGACGAGGAACCCGCCCACGTGGCCCCCGTCCACACGCCCGAGGTGGCCGCGCCGGCCTTCAGCATGCCCGCGCCCGAGGTGACGGCCGCCCCGAGCTTCGAGGCGCCCGCGCCCGCCGTGGCCGAGATGACCGAGCCTGAACCGGTCGAGCCCACGCCAAGTGAACCCACACTGGCCGCGCCCGAGCCCGTCGCAGTGGCCGAACCCGAACCGGTCGCGGCGCCGGTCCAGCCCGAGGTGCCCGCCGCAGCGGCAGCTCCGGCGGCGGCCGGTGGTCTGGCGGCCGGTCTGGGCAGCCTGCTCTCGCGCCTGTACCAGAAGCCGGCCGAGGCGCCCGCCCCGGCGCCCGAGCCCACCCCCGCCCCGGTCACCCACACGCCTGCCACGCCGGACATGCCCGAGGTGGAGGCGCCCGCCACCGCCTGGACGGACGGTCGTCAGGCCGCCGATGCGGCCTGGGCGCAGCCGGCCGACGAGGTCACTGAACCCGCAGTGCCCACCGAGATGCCCGCCGAAGCGCCGGTCGCCGAGCCCGAACCGGTCGCCGCGCAGGCCGAGGAAAGCGCCGAGGACATGAGCACTGGCGATACAAGCAGTGCGGACACGAGCACCGGGACGCCGGACGTGGCGGCCGCACCTGTCGAGGCCGAACCGGAAGCGGTTGAACCCCTCGCCGCTGACCCCGTTGCCGCTGAACTCCCTGCCGCCGAACCGGTCTCTGCCGAACCTGTTGTGGCCGAGCCCGAGCCGGTGTCTGCCGAGCCGGTCGCCGCCCAGGCGGACGTCGCGGAACCGCAGGCGGCGCAGCCCGAGCTCGAGACGCCCGCCGTCAGCGAGCCCGAGGTGGCGCCACCCGTGGCAGCGGTGCCTGCACCCGTGGCACCCGCAGCGGCGATGCCGCCAAGCGGCGTGTGGTTCGGCGCGTACCTGCGCCGTGACGCGGACGTGGCGGCCCTGCATGACCTGCGTGGTCAGGTGACGGCGGCACTCTCGCGTGACCTGCCGCTGGCGCTGCTGGTGGCGCGCGCGGCGCAGCGTCACGCGGACACCCTGGGACTGGGCAGTGTGGCGGTGCACGCCGACGGCGGCGCACTGTCTGCGGGCAGCGGCAGCCTGCGCGACGCGCTGGACGCCGGGGCGTTTGGCGGCACGCCGGACCTGCTGGTCGTGGACGCCGGAGCGATGGACCTGGACGACCTGCACTTCCCGCACACGACGACGCTCAGCGTGGGTCGCGTGCAGGGGGGCCGCGCGGCCCTGACGCTGAACGGCGACGTGGACGCGGCGCGCGCGGCACAGTTCCTGGCGCAGGTGGCCGGGACGCTGGAGCAGCCGATCCTGCTGGTGCTGTAA
- a CDS encoding Glu/Leu/Phe/Val dehydrogenase family protein, with protein MQILEEMQSRGHEALTLLHHAPSGLRAALAVHSTVLGPAIAGVRLREQDEDLAIRGALALSESLTLKAALAGLNYGGGACVLMTPECGMDDPHAREALFRALGRQVRPMEARVVLTEDIGVSPADIAFVAQETRSTLGMHTDTSAVTGYGVYRGMKAAARFALGSESMRGVRVAILGVGAVGRTLAAHLHREGARLTVADDRPERAEALAEDLDGVTVVSCDQILDVPCDILAPCGYGHSIRSTDVPRLQCRLIAGGEHHPLTRRGEDAVKEAGIVYMPDFAINSAGLIAAATDLDMNQAAERVYQTVGRITAAAEQYGKAPHVVARKMAERRIALIGSLGGAGTWRHA; from the coding sequence ATGCAGATACTTGAGGAGATGCAGTCGCGCGGCCACGAGGCCCTGACGCTGCTTCATCACGCGCCCAGCGGCCTGCGCGCCGCCCTGGCCGTGCATTCCACCGTGCTGGGCCCCGCCATTGCCGGCGTGCGCCTGCGCGAACAGGACGAGGACCTCGCCATCCGCGGCGCGCTGGCGCTGTCCGAGAGCCTGACGCTGAAAGCCGCGCTGGCCGGTCTGAACTACGGCGGCGGCGCCTGCGTCCTGATGACGCCCGAGTGCGGCATGGACGACCCGCACGCCAGAGAGGCGCTGTTCCGCGCGCTGGGCCGTCAGGTGCGGCCCATGGAGGCCCGCGTGGTCCTCACCGAGGACATCGGCGTGAGTCCCGCCGACATCGCCTTCGTGGCGCAGGAAACCCGCTCCACCCTGGGGATGCACACCGACACCAGCGCCGTCACCGGTTACGGCGTGTACCGCGGCATGAAGGCCGCCGCGCGCTTCGCGCTGGGCAGTGAAAGCATGCGCGGCGTGCGCGTTGCCATCCTGGGCGTCGGTGCAGTGGGCCGCACCCTGGCCGCGCACCTGCACCGCGAGGGCGCCCGCCTGACGGTCGCCGACGACCGTCCCGAACGCGCCGAGGCGCTCGCCGAGGATCTCGACGGGGTCACGGTCGTGAGCTGCGACCAGATTCTCGACGTGCCGTGCGACATCCTGGCGCCCTGCGGGTACGGCCACTCCATCCGCAGCACCGACGTGCCCCGCCTGCAGTGCCGCCTGATCGCCGGCGGCGAGCACCATCCCCTGACCCGCCGCGGCGAGGACGCCGTGAAGGAAGCCGGGATCGTGTACATGCCGGACTTCGCGATCAACTCGGCGGGCCTGATCGCCGCCGCGACCGACCTCGACATGAACCAGGCGGCCGAACGCGTCTACCAGACGGTCGGGCGCATCACGGCCGCCGCCGAGCAGTACGGCAAGGCCCCCCACGTCGTCGCGCGGAAGATGGCCGAGCGGCGCATCGCCCTGATCGGCAGCCTGGGCGGCGCCGGCACCTGGAGACACGCATGA
- a CDS encoding PaaI family thioesterase, translating to MTLHPDLKFPTAHELDTLSPGELARRMNALSGTLGARLGIEFTAVSRERVVARMPVDGNRQPAGRLHGGANLALAEELASVGSWMNLDPARQVAVGVDLSGTHVRGVTDGWVTGEGTLAYRGRTVLVWSIEIRDERGRVTSMARCTCNVIATGA from the coding sequence ATGACGCTGCACCCGGACCTGAAGTTCCCGACCGCGCACGAACTGGACACCCTGAGTCCCGGGGAGCTGGCGCGGCGCATGAACGCCCTGTCCGGCACGCTGGGGGCGCGGCTGGGGATCGAGTTCACGGCGGTGTCGCGGGAGCGGGTGGTGGCGCGCATGCCGGTGGACGGTAACCGGCAACCGGCCGGGCGATTACACGGCGGGGCGAACCTGGCGCTGGCAGAGGAACTGGCCAGCGTGGGCTCGTGGATGAACCTGGACCCGGCGCGGCAGGTGGCGGTGGGCGTGGACCTGAGCGGCACGCACGTGCGCGGCGTGACGGACGGCTGGGTGACGGGCGAGGGGACGCTGGCCTACCGGGGCCGGACGGTGCTCGTCTGGAGCATCGAGATCCGCGACGAGCGGGGCCGCGTGACGAGCATGGCGCGCTGCACCTGCAACGTGATCGCCACCGGCGCCTGA
- a CDS encoding Lrp/AsnC family transcriptional regulator: MVTAIVMVQAERQRVQETAEALAGVPSVREVYSVTGEWDIVAILKLTRYEDLDDVVTGHLRKVEGITRTQTMLAFRTYNDSLLDQGFGVGLDESQQR; this comes from the coding sequence ATGGTGACAGCGATCGTGATGGTGCAGGCCGAGCGGCAGCGCGTGCAGGAGACCGCCGAGGCGCTGGCGGGCGTCCCGAGTGTCCGCGAGGTGTACTCGGTGACGGGCGAGTGGGACATCGTGGCGATCCTGAAACTGACGCGCTACGAGGATCTGGACGACGTGGTGACCGGGCACCTGCGCAAGGTGGAGGGCATCACGCGCACGCAGACGATGCTGGCGTTCCGCACGTACAACGACTCGCTGCTGGACCAGGGGTTCGGGGTGGGGCTGGACGAGTCGCAGCAGCGCTGA
- the udk gene encoding uridine kinase, with product MSLPFVIGVAGGSGSGKTTVTRRVVDTVGQGGVAVLNQDNYYRNQDDIPFEARLKTNYDHPAAFDWTLLRQHIDALLSGVPIDMPEYDFTRHTRAAHTTTVLPAPVVVLEGFFALYDEALRDRMHLKVFVDADADVRFIRRLLRDTQERGRTPESVIEQYLEYVRPMHLSFVEPTKRYADVIIPHGGMNEPALDMLAARIRTTI from the coding sequence ATGAGTCTTCCCTTCGTGATCGGCGTGGCCGGCGGTTCCGGCAGCGGCAAGACCACCGTCACCCGCCGCGTCGTGGACACCGTCGGGCAGGGCGGCGTGGCCGTCCTGAACCAGGACAACTACTACCGCAACCAGGACGACATTCCCTTCGAGGCGCGCCTGAAGACGAACTACGACCACCCGGCCGCGTTCGACTGGACGCTGCTGCGCCAGCACATCGACGCGCTGCTCTCGGGCGTGCCCATCGACATGCCCGAGTACGACTTCACGCGCCACACCCGCGCCGCGCACACCACCACCGTCCTGCCCGCGCCGGTCGTGGTCCTGGAGGGCTTCTTCGCGCTGTACGACGAGGCGCTGCGCGACCGCATGCACCTGAAGGTCTTCGTGGACGCCGACGCGGACGTGCGCTTCATCCGCCGCCTGCTGCGCGACACGCAGGAACGCGGCCGCACGCCCGAGAGCGTCATCGAGCAGTACCTGGAGTACGTGCGCCCCATGCACCTGAGCTTCGTGGAACCCACCAAACGCTACGCGGACGTGATCATCCCGCACGGCGGCATGAATGAACCCGCGCTGGACATGCTCGCCGCGCGCATCCGCACCACCATCTGA
- the surE gene encoding 5'/3'-nucleotidase SurE: MTPQRPRVLVANDDGIFSPGIKALAQAMSTFADVIVSAPDVEQSAVGHGITIRRPLRFKHTASAGFGDIPAYRVDGTPADCVVLGLHLTGKPDLVVSGINLGPNLGDDLTHSGTVAAAIEGMSFGVPAIAFSQRATPAGEYDFAPGAAYAARLARTVLARGLPPRTLLNVNFPAHTPTGVRVTRVGEHRWEDRLITRHDPEGREYHWVSGTSTAPDAHDPDTDYGAVEAGLISVTPVRIDLTARDLMTDLASALPGL, translated from the coding sequence ATGACTCCGCAGCGCCCCCGCGTGCTCGTCGCGAACGACGACGGCATCTTCAGCCCCGGCATCAAGGCCCTCGCGCAGGCCATGAGCACCTTCGCGGACGTGATCGTCAGCGCCCCCGACGTGGAACAGAGCGCCGTCGGGCACGGCATCACCATCCGCCGCCCGCTGCGCTTCAAGCACACCGCCAGCGCGGGCTTCGGCGACATCCCCGCGTACCGCGTGGACGGCACGCCCGCCGACTGCGTCGTGCTGGGCCTCCACCTGACCGGAAAGCCCGACCTGGTCGTCAGCGGCATCAACCTCGGCCCGAACCTCGGCGACGACCTGACCCACAGCGGCACCGTCGCCGCCGCCATCGAGGGCATGAGCTTCGGCGTGCCCGCCATCGCCTTCAGTCAGCGCGCCACGCCCGCCGGGGAGTACGACTTCGCGCCTGGCGCCGCGTACGCCGCCCGCCTCGCCCGGACCGTCCTGGCCCGCGGCCTGCCCCCCCGCACGCTGCTGAACGTCAACTTCCCCGCCCACACCCCCACGGGCGTGCGCGTCACCCGCGTCGGCGAGCACCGCTGGGAGGACCGCCTGATCACCCGCCACGACCCCGAAGGCCGCGAGTACCACTGGGTGTCCGGCACCAGCACCGCCCCCGACGCGCACGACCCCGACACCGACTACGGCGCCGTCGAGGCCGGCCTGATCAGCGTCACGCCCGTCCGCATCGACCTGACCGCCCGCGACCTGATGACCGACCTGGCATCCGCGCTGCCCGGCCTGTAA
- a CDS encoding ABC transporter permease has translation MRLVLWLAALPMLAGAWLPWVLLRPNRLAPGEYLRLPPAWVALAAALALLPAVVGHWRRGLVWLPATLALLLGVWLLGGRTAAALTDQADFARASAASGVWLYLLGAGVAAYAAGLALPERRWVAWLWLPPALALLLGGHLADWSVLVEGRNEGPRWVQELGQHLRLVGSALGLSVLIGVPLAVWAAGRARVADAVLGVANAVQTLPSLALLGLLIAPLSALANAVPALREAGISGIGVAPALTAMTLYALLPVLRNGVVALRGVPAGVIDAARGMGMTAPQRFWRVQVPLALPVWLGGVRQAAVLLVGVAAVAALIGAGGLGTYIFKGLQSAASDLILLGAVPAALLAVVVDGALRALEGWLGRRLGRAA, from the coding sequence GTGCGGCTGGTGCTGTGGCTCGCGGCGCTGCCGATGCTGGCGGGGGCGTGGCTGCCGTGGGTGCTGCTGCGCCCGAACCGGCTGGCGCCCGGCGAGTACCTGCGGCTGCCGCCCGCGTGGGTGGCGCTGGCGGCCGCGCTGGCGCTGCTTCCCGCTGTCGTCGGGCACTGGCGGCGCGGGCTGGTGTGGCTGCCCGCCACGCTGGCGCTGCTGCTGGGCGTGTGGCTGCTGGGCGGGCGCACGGCGGCGGCGCTGACCGATCAGGCGGACTTCGCGCGGGCGAGTGCGGCCAGCGGCGTGTGGCTGTACCTGCTGGGGGCGGGGGTCGCGGCCTACGCGGCCGGTCTGGCCCTGCCGGAGCGCCGCTGGGTGGCGTGGCTGTGGCTGCCGCCCGCGCTGGCGCTGCTGCTGGGCGGGCACCTGGCGGACTGGTCGGTGCTCGTCGAGGGTCGCAACGAGGGGCCGCGCTGGGTGCAGGAACTGGGGCAGCACCTGCGGCTGGTGGGGAGCGCGCTGGGCCTGTCGGTGCTGATCGGGGTGCCGCTGGCGGTGTGGGCGGCGGGTCGCGCGCGGGTCGCGGACGCCGTGCTGGGCGTGGCGAACGCCGTGCAGACGCTGCCCAGCCTCGCCCTGCTGGGCCTGCTGATCGCGCCGCTGTCGGCCCTGGCGAACGCCGTGCCCGCTCTGCGCGAGGCCGGGATCAGCGGAATCGGCGTGGCCCCGGCCCTGACGGCCATGACGCTGTACGCGCTGCTGCCGGTGCTGCGTAACGGTGTGGTGGCCCTGCGGGGCGTACCCGCAGGGGTGATCGACGCGGCGCGCGGCATGGGCATGACTGCCCCGCAGCGCTTCTGGCGGGTGCAGGTGCCCCTGGCGCTGCCGGTGTGGCTGGGCGGGGTGCGGCAGGCGGCCGTGCTGCTCGTGGGCGTGGCGGCGGTCGCCGCGCTGATCGGCGCGGGGGGGCTGGGCACGTACATCTTCAAGGGCCTGCAGAGCGCCGCGTCGGACCTGATCCTACTGGGGGCCGTTCCGGCGGCGCTGCTAGCGGTGGTGGTGGACGGCGCGCTGCGGGCGCTGGAGGGCTGGCTGGGCCGCCGCCTGGGGAGGGCCGCATGA